A genome region from Bacteroidales bacterium includes the following:
- a CDS encoding FprA family A-type flavoprotein produces MHYTELVKGKVHWIGVNDRRKRLFENIWPLERGVSYNSYLILDEKTALIDTIEDRAAGNYIERIEKLLNGRKLDYLIINHMEPDHSGEIKEIFNHFKGVKLIGNLKTFKIVEAYWGIKDNLHQVDDCDIIDLGYHKLKFFMTPWVHWPETMMTYDSTDQILFSGDAFGSFGTLDGGIFDDEINDTFFEEEMRRYYSNIVGKYSNMVQKALVKLQGIPVQAVAPTHGPVWRSNPSKVIGLYDKWSRYEAEEGVVIIFASMYGNTEMMADYIGRKLSENGVKNIRIHDVSRTHISHLINEIWKYNGLILGSCAYNSQMFPLMEQLTRELTHMGLKNKYLGLFGSYSWNGGGVKNLMAFAQEIGLELVADPAEIFGKPSDDKYQQCEILAQKMAEKVKR; encoded by the coding sequence ATGCACTATACTGAACTGGTAAAAGGGAAAGTACATTGGATTGGGGTGAACGATCGAAGAAAAAGGTTGTTTGAGAATATATGGCCGCTCGAAAGGGGCGTTTCATATAATTCATATTTGATTCTTGACGAAAAAACGGCACTTATCGATACAATCGAGGATCGCGCAGCGGGAAATTATATTGAGCGAATTGAGAAACTTCTGAATGGTCGAAAACTCGATTATCTGATAATTAATCATATGGAACCAGATCATTCTGGTGAAATAAAAGAGATTTTCAACCACTTTAAGGGCGTTAAGCTTATTGGTAACCTCAAGACTTTTAAAATTGTTGAGGCATACTGGGGTATTAAAGATAATTTACATCAGGTTGATGATTGCGATATTATAGATTTAGGTTATCATAAACTTAAATTTTTTATGACACCATGGGTGCATTGGCCAGAAACAATGATGACTTATGATTCAACAGATCAAATACTATTTTCCGGTGATGCTTTTGGAAGTTTTGGTACGCTGGATGGCGGTATTTTCGATGATGAAATAAACGATACATTTTTTGAGGAAGAGATGCGTCGTTATTACTCTAATATTGTTGGTAAATATAGCAATATGGTGCAGAAGGCTCTTGTAAAACTTCAAGGAATTCCAGTTCAAGCAGTAGCCCCAACGCATGGACCAGTATGGCGTTCAAATCCTAGTAAAGTTATTGGTTTGTATGATAAATGGAGCAGATACGAAGCGGAGGAGGGTGTTGTTATCATTTTTGCATCAATGTACGGGAATACTGAGATGATGGCTGATTATATTGGCCGTAAACTTTCCGAAAATGGTGTTAAAAATATCCGAATTCATGATGTTTCAAGAACACATATTAGCCACCTTATCAATGAGATATGGAAATATAATGGATTGATACTTGGTTCTTGTGCATACAATTCACAGATGTTTCCATTGATGGAACAGCTTACCCGTGAATTGACTCATATGGGATTAAAAAATAAATATTTAGGATTATTTGGCAGCTATAGTTGGAATGGGGGCGGAGTGAAAAATCTTATGGCTTTTGCTCAGGAGATTGGACTTGAACTTGTTGCAGATCCTGCCGAAATTTTTGGAAAACCATCGGATGATAAATATCAACAGTGCGAGATATTGGCTCAAAAAATGGCCGAAAAAGTTAAAAGATAA